The nucleotide sequence ttttttgtCGGTTCCCTCTGAAGCCAAGGTCTCTATAGGCCTCTAGTATTGCTTTGCAAACTGGGATCACATCATCCGCGGAGACCCAGGCATCAAGGGGAACTGCCTCTGCGCATCGCTTGGGACTGAAGAATCCTCCAACGAGCAAATTGAATCCGAATCTGCCATCCTTTGTTGCAGGCATGTAAGCAAGATCGTTGATGTGGGGATGCTCGAAAAGGTCATGAGTGCCCACCACAGCCACATTCCACTTTCTTGGCCTGCTCAGATGAACCAAACTTAAGAGATCAAGTATTTCTACTCATGTAAAAATTAAGCCCCTAATTGTATACAAAGAACGGAACAGTATTTTCAGCATATGCGGGAGCCAAAACACTTACAAGTTTGTGACATTTGGATTTCCAAGTGAATTCCCAGTGATATATTGAGACAACAAGTTTGTGTAAGGTCTTGTATCGACAACCTCGAGTGGGTCAATGCCTGCAAGAGGATTTCCAACTGGATTTCTCACATTGTCCATGCCACTCTGCAGACTCGTCAATCCAACTTCGGCAAGACCTTTCAAAATTTCCAGCACATCAGGCAGTACTACTCCGCGGATTTGCCAATTTTGCCTTGTTGTGACATCCGCACAGCCATCCTTGCCATATTTTCTTATCACACTCGCAAGATATCTCGTTTGTGCACTTGTTGTGACACCATTTGGTAGCTTCAATCTCATCATAAATCTACCATCTGGTCATGAAAATTTGATTAAGAACATATGGAAACCATGAGATGCTTGATGGGTGTAATAAAAAGATGTCAAACAATCTGCCAATCTTCTTGTCGGACCTTCAACTTCGCACATTAATTAAACGAATTCATGTTCTAAAGTGCGATCGTTATTAATAATCTGACAACATAACATAGCAACATCGACAACAAAGACCATTACCCTCACGAATATTCGAACTAATTTACTGACCTGAGTCATTCAAATcatataacaaatatatatcaaACTAACTTACAATGTTGCTTTCTCCTGTGGAAAAGCCCAAGCCACTTGAGCCTGACATCGATATCATCCTTAGTATCCTTAGCCTTGTCAAGTTCCTCAAAAGAGATCTTGGCAAGATCTTCAATCCCACCTTCCATGAAAAGCTTCATAGGCTCCCTCTCAATCTTCACCTTCTCCTGAACATTAATCCCTCCTCTAAACTTCTCCTTCAAAACCCAGTACCCATCTCTCTCCTCCACTCTAGGTTCCAGCCTCGCCGTCTCCACCTCGGCAGAAACCGGCGCCATCGGGGTGGTGGCAGCTGCCAGCCTTGTTGCCCTGCAGTAGGGAGCTGCTGAGGACAGGGGAGGGGATAGGAATAGAACAGAGAGGGATGGTGACATGGTTGATAGTACTAGAAGTATGCTGCCGCAGGTAATGATAGCAAAGAGCTGAAGATTTTGGTGGAGGTGAAGTGGGAATTGAGAGAGAGACGAGGAGGGTGTTcatttttgtaggtgaaggtgTAGGATCAGCGGTGGCTGGTGAGGACCTTAGGAGGAGGGAGaggttcttttgttttttgttgagAGTGGACTCTTGGGTGGTGCCAAGGGTCATCTGTGTTTTGGGTTCGTGTTCACCAatttgtttctgttttgttttttcatACCAAATGCCAATTGGATAATTGTCTTTGTGGGGTGGTGTGTCAAGCATGTGCCACGTTATGGAGATGTGTTTATCAAACTTATTTTTCCATGCTCTTCTTAAGCTTAAGTCGGTTAAAGTGGACATTTCATATCATGCTGGAAAAGATAAAGCCGTTGTGGTTGGCCAAGTATGAAATTTGCAAATTGTCTTAAACCTTTAAAACTGCATAATCTCTGCCAATGTGTACGTAAGTGGGGTGAAATAGCTTGATATTGACAGTTTCAGGAGTAAAGTGAGATAAATTCAATCTTAGGCAATAAAGTGagactaaaaactaaaaaactatGCCTTCTAAAAACTAAGTACGACATTACTGCAAATGTGAATTGTCTTAGTGGTTAAGATCTTAACCTGGTAATTTCCTGCACGACTCTATAACCTAACACGAAAAGACATGAAAATAACGAGTTTCGGATCAACACAttaactaatcgggtcattcACCTAATAAGATATGGGTTCTTAACATATTTACTTGCAAgtaacccgttaagaaaaaaaattagtttgataattttaaactaTTGAATAAATCTTACTAATTATTACAATAGTTATAGTATGGGTAAATTACCTGATAAATTACTGAATAAATCTTACTAATCGGGTCGTTCACCTGATAAATTACTTGacagccacgtcatcacttaatagATTTTCTAacgaatgtatgaaattgaaataaaataataagtcaatctatgaaattgaaattttaaagatgttgtaaagaattgaaatcgacccaaacctgagggggtaaaatgtaatttacccttatagTATTTAACTTCGtaagtgagattaaaaattTCCTAAGCACATTAAAAATACCAAAGCagttaaaaatacaaaatcatATTAAAAATGcattataattaatttacaagcgtgaaaaatgtgagaaaaaaaatatatgcaaaCACTCGCATCTCTACGCTTTGACAATGGGTACATCATCGTTTGGATTATTAAAACCCTACAAAACCTCATGAACAGTATTTTTAAGGgagggaaaaataaataaaaattcataataattaatgttcttcacaaaatatgaagtaatatttatgtaacGATGTGATATGTAAATGCTAATTagttttttcatttgattagttattgaattaaaatatattttctttaacaagTAATAAGTCaagtcatattacctgttaatattaacAGTTTGGGTCAAGTCatatttgacacaccccgacccagaggatcaaggcgtgctggccgtcacgtgagcgtgacgtaaccaaaagtgcgacacggaagcaagatataacagaatatgaaggaattcaaaccaatctctagtagaaccacctactagaataaaaggatgagttataaggtaaacacataaattcagagcataggtttaagtgcagtcaagtaggaccaaaataaaatacatcacCCGCAgttgagtcctacatgcagaacgtctgtcagaatgccgaaaaaaGACCTCAAGAGCCACCaaccgctaactagaacctggaggggcgcaaaacaaagatgagtgggtcagtaaaatcaaagattttccaaaacatttcatttaaaacatttctaacccctcaccgtaaaacctgtataatttcccagaaaaatagtatatacacatatcatcaaaactcagctcatatccatcaacataacatctcagaaataatatgccacgccatgccaaatataatcagaaatgcatcaatatcaatcaaatgaaataataaatcaaccagagaccctacaatggtcctgtacggctgattctaaagctcaacatcccactcaaccggagtcaccacagtgacctatacggccctgccggagtcaccaactgtgacctgtacggcactacac is from Malus sylvestris chromosome 5, drMalSylv7.2, whole genome shotgun sequence and encodes:
- the LOC126622412 gene encoding ferredoxin--nitrite reductase, chloroplastic: MSPSLSVLFLSPPLSSAAPYCRATRLAAATTPMAPVSAEVETARLEPRVEERDGYWVLKEKFRGGINVQEKVKIEREPMKLFMEGGIEDLAKISFEELDKAKDTKDDIDVRLKWLGLFHRRKQHYGRFMMRLKLPNGVTTSAQTRYLASVIRKYGKDGCADVTTRQNWQIRGVVLPDVLEILKGLAEVGLTSLQSGMDNVRNPVGNPLAGIDPLEVVDTRPYTNLLSQYITGNSLGNPNVTNLPRKWNVAVVGTHDLFEHPHINDLAYMPATKDGRFGFNLLVGGFFSPKRCAEAVPLDAWVSADDVIPVCKAILEAYRDLGFRGNRQKTRMMWLIDELGIEGFRSEVVKRMPFEDLERASSEDLVKKQWERRDYMGVHPQKQEGLSYVGLHIPVGRLQADDMDELARLADEYGTGELRLTVEQNIILPNVENSRIEALLKEPLLQNKYSPKPSILMKGLVACTGNQFCGQAIIETKARALKVTEEVERHVAVTRPVRMHWTGCPNTCAQVQVADIGFMGCMARDENGKPCEGADVFLGGRIGSDSHLGDVYKKSVPCKDLVPLVVDLLISHFGAVPREREEGED